aaaaaggaaaaattactttttaatccctgaagtttaacgtaattaacacttctgtctctCTACTTTGATGACCCAACATTTAAATTCCTTACTTTCTTTTCCATCCAAAtttgtagtccttccgtccatttaagccgtttggtcaaagagtcaaaggtgagaggtgataatttttttcaaaaatacctTTCTCTCAACGtgaaattcatatattttttctcttttatattttctttattttcttttatctatTGTTAATTCTCCTCTCTTTTTTTCATCTTTCTTCTCcccatattttctctatttcctatttttttttttctctttttcatcttttttctcccttatattttttctatttctttttgacattgttgattttccctttttttctctctttttgatCTTTGTTCTCCCTCgtattttctctatttccttttgacattgttgatttttcttttttttttctcttttccataTTTTTTCTCCTTAAACCATTATTTgaaagttgcagaaagggtagaagTTATagtgaagaagaaaaataagaagaagaaaaataagaagaagaagttgcagaaagggtaggagttatggtgaaaaagaataataataataataataatctacaGTGAAGAGGCATTAAGTTTGAATttcgtgattttgaaatagcgaGACTTTTAGTGAGGatcaattttgtcaattcacgtatcCCAAACGACTATTTTGGATGAAAGTACTACGAATTTAGAcagaaaaaaaatgagagacTTAAATGTTGAGTCGCTAAAATAGAGGGATAGAAATGTTAATTACATTAAACCTCAAAAACTAAAAGATAATTTTCCCAAACAAAAAAAACACGTTTATGGTtcgataaaaaaaacaaaagcaatTGGCTTTTGTTGAGGGAGTTTCATTTATATCTTCTTAGCCATGTAGATATATCCTggcaaattattaattatatttggtatatatattttttaataaaaaatgaattattattttctccatctattttttaaattactttaaaattattatttattttttatattataataatatataaattaattattataattttatcttttttttaattttttttaaaatatctcttaatatttaataaaatttaatatttttaatataaatataataaaaaatttatctttttaatagatataaaaaataaaataaataaaataaaaaaacagagaaaatatttataatttaaaaaaaattaattttttatgagcAAAAACTGTGAATTGTATGATTTTACATTCTATCCATtgtcataataataaatgcatACTCTCCACGACTCTCTTATCTATTCTCGTTCGATTATGACGAcggaaaataaatcaaaataaaaaaattcacgttaaatttaagaataatcaataaaaaagaCAACTGATTAATTCTGACGCAAAAAGTCTGAGAAGCTCAACGCCACTATTTTTAAACTAACACAGAGTCAATAGAGTATAATAAATGACAACCCACAGGCAATGCCCGAGTTGATCTTCCATTAGACCAACCAAACGTCAAACCAGCCACACATTTCCATATGATTTATCCATTTCCGAATATCAGAAGCGATGTGTTtatggaaaattattttttagtttctcCAGCTTAATTACTTAgcttttatacttttaaaatttcattgcatggttttttaaaatttttactagGAGGTCTCTTATTAAGTCTCAAAACGGTGACCGTTAATTTtgcaatattattattaatttttttttattttttttatagtgtaAATGAAtggtataaatattaaaattcaaagatttaatgtatttttaaaatttaaaaattaattaatcatttttttCTAGAATCTCTCTCACCCTCCAATCCGGTCATCAATGCTAAATCCTTTAATCAttggatattttttttttaaaattattattggataatttttatttagactGATTTAATAGGTATTCGATATAGAAATATGTGAATAtatctatataaaaattatatgaacCCACGGTCCAAGTAAGTTTGTTCCTTGATGACTTACCATTACAACTTCAGCAATGGATACCTTTGCCGAGGTCTTTGTCTGCTTGTGCCTGCTTTTCTTCAGAAGAACCTCCACTGCTGTAGATACCATTAGTCCAGGTCAGTCTATCAGAGATGGGGATACCATAGTTTCAAGTGGGCAAATTTATGAGCTAGGGTTCTTCACACCTGGTAGTTCATCGGGACGATACGTCGGAATTTGGTTCAAGAAGATTTCTACTGGAACTGTTGTTTGGGTAGCCAACAGAGAAACTCCAATTCTTGATCGCTCAGGAGTTCTAAATTTCACTGACCAAGGGATTCTTCTACTTCTGAATCGGACAAATGGCATTGTTTGGTCATCTAATAAGACAAGAACTGCCAGGAATCCGATTGCGCAGCTCTTAGACTCTGGAAATTTTGCTGTGAAGGATGAAAATGATGTCAACCCAGAAAATTATCTATGGCAGAGCTTTGATTATCCATGTGATACCCACCTACCAGAGATGAAACTTGGAAGAAACTTGGTTACTGGTCTGGACTGGAGTTTATCGTCTTGGAAGAGCTTAGATGACCCTGCTAGAGGTGATAATACTGCAGGTATTGATCCACGTGGATATCCGCAACTACTCTATAAGAAGGGGAATACGATAACATTCAGACCTGGTTCTTGGAACGGTATTCGTTTTACAGGGGCTACTAGACTGAGACCAAATCCCGTTTTCACATACGAATTTGTGTTGAATGAGAAAGAGGTGTCTTACAAAATTCACCTTCGAAACCGTTCAGTGATATCAAGGCTGGTGGTGAATGCGACGGGGGTTACAGAGCGCTTGACATGGATAGATCAAACACATAGCTGGGCTCGTTTCTTTGCAGTTGGTGAAGATCAGTGCGACACTTATAATTTCTGTGGTGCAAATGCTAAATGCAATATCAATAAAGCATCCCTCTGTGATTGCTTGAAAGGGTTTGAACCCAAATCTGAAAGAGATTGGAGTTTCCAAGGGTGGTCTAGTGGGTGTGCTCGAAAGACTGCCTTGGCTTGCAGTGCAGGAGAAGGCTTCGTAAAGCATCCAGGAATTAAGATGCCAGACACGTCCTCGTCTTGGTTCAATAGGAGCATAAGCCTCAAGGAATGCGAGGATTTGTGCTTGAAGAATTGCTCTTGCGTTGCATATGCGAATACGGATATTACTACAAGAAGTGGATGCTTGCTTTGGTTTAGTGACTTGATTGACATTAGGGATTTCACAGATACAGGACAAGACCTATACGTAAGAATGGCTGCTTCATATCTAGGTATCCTGATGATTCTTATTTCTGAATAAGTTTTCCTCTGTTTTCTTATAAATTTCTTCATGGTAGACATATGGAAGGAACTTAGGTTCAAACATGTAGCGATTGAAGTAGCAGAGCTTGAGCATTTCTATCTGCTACTAATGGTTTCAATATTGTGCACTAACTCCACATGCACATCTTAAGGTGAGAtcaagaagaaggaagaatccAGGAGGAGGAAGAAGCGAGCAGTAATCATTATCTGCACCACTATATTTGGCGCAAGTGTGCTTGTACTTGCATTCATCTTGTATACTAGGAAAGGGAGAATTAAACTCCAAGGTAAACTCATTTGTACCTTTTTACTTGTGATTTCTTTTTGTACCTGAGATAGACTTGATTAGTAATTTATTAGAAACAGGGAGCGGTGTACGTGTCATTTTactcataaaaaattaagtttttttttttttttttcttgaatcttAGATAATGGACGGATCCATCTCTTATGTGTAAGGGATTGTACAGAATATATTCTGCTGTGCATTGTAAATGCAAAATTGTGACTGTATGTAGTATATATAAATACATCAAATTGAAATGCTTTTgcaaaattttagttataataGTTTACCTGAAGGTTGCAATCAATTTTCAACTATTTTCAGAGAAAATGAGAAGCGTAATTGGAAGAGGTTACTACGATCAAAGCAGAAATGAAGACTTGGAGTTGCCAATAGTTGATTTGATGACCATAATGAAGGCCACAGATAACTTTTCAAGCGAAAACAAGCTAGGAGAAGGCGGTTTTGGACCCGTGTACAAGGTAATGTGTAGAACCATGTTGACAGATGAGAAACTATCGCTCAAAGGAATATCTCATGAGTTATAGTTATTTAATGGCAATTTCAGGGCACATTGTTAGATGGGCAAGAAATTGCAGTAAAGAGGCTTTCAATGATTTCTGGACAAGGACTTGAAGAGTTCAAAAATGAAGTTTTATTAATTGCCAAACTTCAGCACCGAAATCTTGTCAAGCTTCTTGGTTGTTGCATCGATGGAGATGAAAGAATGTTAATTTACGAGTACATGCCCAACAAAAGCTTggacttctttatttttggtttgttCCTGTCCAAAAACCATATTATGAGTTCTGCTAATCTTTTTCCTGGATAATTTTGGGTTAATTAACTATACCATCAATTGATCAGATCAATCAAGAAGCAAGCTACTGGAATGGAACAAGCGCATCAACATTATTGATGGAATTGCCAGGGGGCTTCTGTATCTTCACCAAGATTCAAGACTCCGGATCATCCATAGAGATCTAAAAGCCAGCAACGTTCTATTAGATAAAGGTATGAATCCAAAAATTTCAGATTTCGGCATGGCAAGAATATTTGGTGGAGATCAAACTGAGGCCAATACAAATAGAGTTGTGGGAACATTGTAAGTAAATCGACATTCTCTTTGTAATATATATAACTCTAGATCTATGTGTGTTGCTTTGTGaactcacttttttttttttccgtatTGTTTTCCAGTGGCTATATGGCTCCTGAGTATGCTGTTGATGGACTCTTCTCTTTGAAATCCGACATCTTTAGCTTTGGAGTATTAGTATTAGAAATAGTGAGTGGGAGGAAAAATAGAGGATTTCATAGTCATGATCATCTCCACAACCTTGTTGGACATGTAAGTTGTGGAAGTTCTTTTAAGACATTTCTTGATAGTGAAGCAATCTTGAGCTTCAACCAATATGATTATTTTTAAGCATAACTGATTGAACTGCCACTTTAAAATGTTTCAGGCATGGAGACTGTGGATGGAAGACAAGCCACTCGAATTAATAGATAATATGTTAGAGGAGTCTGCTGCCTT
The genomic region above belongs to Manihot esculenta cultivar AM560-2 chromosome 3, M.esculenta_v8, whole genome shotgun sequence and contains:
- the LOC110610862 gene encoding G-type lectin S-receptor-like serine/threonine-protein kinase At4g27290 isoform X1, producing MDTFAEVFVCLCLLFFRRTSTAVDTISPGQSIRDGDTIVSSGQIYELGFFTPGSSSGRYVGIWFKKISTGTVVWVANRETPILDRSGVLNFTDQGILLLLNRTNGIVWSSNKTRTARNPIAQLLDSGNFAVKDENDVNPENYLWQSFDYPCDTHLPEMKLGRNLVTGLDWSLSSWKSLDDPARGDNTAGIDPRGYPQLLYKKGNTITFRPGSWNGIRFTGATRLRPNPVFTYEFVLNEKEVSYKIHLRNRSVISRLVVNATGVTERLTWIDQTHSWARFFAVGEDQCDTYNFCGANAKCNINKASLCDCLKGFEPKSERDWSFQGWSSGCARKTALACSAGEGFVKHPGIKMPDTSSSWFNRSISLKECEDLCLKNCSCVAYANTDITTRSGCLLWFSDLIDIRDFTDTGQDLYVRMAASYLGEIKKKEESRRRKKRAVIIICTTIFGASVLVLAFILYTRKGRIKLQEKMRSVIGRGYYDQSRNEDLELPIVDLMTIMKATDNFSSENKLGEGGFGPVYKGTLLDGQEIAVKRLSMISGQGLEEFKNEVLLIAKLQHRNLVKLLGCCIDGDERMLIYEYMPNKSLDFFIFDQSRSKLLEWNKRINIIDGIARGLLYLHQDSRLRIIHRDLKASNVLLDKGMNPKISDFGMARIFGGDQTEANTNRVVGTFGYMAPEYAVDGLFSLKSDIFSFGVLVLEIVSGRKNRGFHSHDHLHNLVGHAWRLWMEDKPLELIDNMLEESAAFSEIIRCIHVGLLCVQQRPEDRPNMSTVVLMLGGESSLPQPKQPGFFTERFMPEAKSSSSNYRSSTSTNEITITTLDPR